The following are encoded together in the Hoplias malabaricus isolate fHopMal1 chromosome 3, fHopMal1.hap1, whole genome shotgun sequence genome:
- the LOC136691408 gene encoding mucin-2-like has translation MANTNSTTSTQGNAIGVNIISSTPTTLPSTTTSAAGFQSITTTTTPTSSITTTTTSPTTTKINPTSTTPTTTTITPTTTTSTPTTTTPTTTTTPTPTTTTPTNTPTPKSTTPTTITTPTTTKTTTPTPTTTTPTTTTTPTPPTTTPTTTLTPKSTTPTTITTPTTTRTTTPTPTTTTPTTTPTTPTTITTPTTTRTTTPTTTTTPTTTQTPKSTTPTTITTTTTTTTPTPKSITTPTTTKTTTPTPTSLTPTTTTTTPTNTTPTPTTTTLTTTTTTPITTTPTPKSTTPTTITTPTTKTTTPTPTSTTPTTTTITTTTTTSTPTTTTPTTTTTPTPTTTTPTNTPTPKSTTPTTITTPTTTKTTTPTPPTTTPTTTLTPKSTTPTTITTPTTTKTTTPTPTSLTPTTTTTTPTNTTPTPTTTTLTTTTTTPITTTPTPKSTTPTTITTPTTKTTTPTPTSTTPTTTTITPTTTTSTPTTTTPTTTTTPTPTTTTSTPTTTTPTTTTTPTPTTTTPTNTPTPKSTTPTTITTPTTKTTTPTPTTTTPTTTTTPTPPTTTLTTTTTTLTTTIPTTTPTPKSTSPTSIITPTTTKTTTPTPTTTTPTTTTTTPPPTTTTPTTLTSPTSTTTIPTTTSTPKLIAPTTITTPTTTKTTTPTPTTTTPTITITTTTTTPTPTTHTPTTTTPTTTTTTPTPTTSTPTTLTSPTPTTTIPTTTSTPKSTTPTTITTPTTTKTTTYTPTSPTPTTTTTTPTNTTPTITTTPTPTTTTPTPKFITNPTTTKTTTPTITITTTTTTVATPTTTKTTTYTPTSPTPTTTTTPTPTTTTPTPKSITNPTTTKTTTPTITITTPTTTPTTTTPTPKSTTPTTITTPTTKITTPTPTSPTPTTTPTNTTPTPTTTISITTSTPKSTAPTTITTPTTTKTTTYTPKSPTPTTTTTTTKNTTPTPTTTTSTTTTTTPTTPTTTPTTLTSPTPTTTIPTTTPTPKSTTPTTLTTPTPTNTTPTTTTTTPTTTTPTTTTTPTPTTTSPTQTTTTPIITTITTTKTTTSTPANNSTPKSSTGVNISSIPTTLSSTTTTSGAGVQSITTTTRSSTTSTPIPITTNITTPTPKMPKTTPSTTNTTTPTRTTTNTTTAISTITNTTTPTPTIPNITTTTSKSNTTTTPTPNITNTTKTNTTTTNTTTSTPNTTNTNTSTPTPKPPPQPPQNPTPPAHPPQPSSTPPPQPPQKPTLPHPQQPTPPHPPQQLLTRPYLPLL, from the exons ATGGCAAATACAAATTCTACCACCAGTACTCAAGGAAATGCTATTG GTGTGAACATTATTAGCAGTACTCCTACAACTTTGCCTTCTACCACTACAAGTGCTGCAG GTTTCCAGTCTATAACAACAACCACCACTCCTACAAGTTCCATCACCACCACAACTACATCCCCAACAACAACCAAAATCAACCCAACAAGCACTAcacccaccaccacaaccaTTACCCCAACAACCACCACATCCACCCCAACAACCACTACACCCACTACCACAACCACACCCACCCCAACAACCACTACACCCACCAATACACCCACTCCAAAATCCACCACACCTACCACCATCACAACCCCAACAACAACCAAAACCACCACACCCACCCCAACAACCACTAcacccaccaccacaaccacaccCACCCCACCAACCACTACACCCACCACTACACTGACTCCAAAATCCACCACACCTACCACCATCACAACCCCAACAACAACCAGAACCACCACACCCACCCCAACAACCACTACACCCACCACCACACCCACCACACCTACCACCATAACAACCCCAACAACAACCAGAACCACCAcacccaccaccacaaccacaccCACCACTACACAGACTCCAAAATCCACAACACCCACCACCAtaaccaccaccacaacaaccacCACACCCACCCCAAAATCCATCACAACCCCAACAACAACCAAAACCACCACACCCACCCCAACAAGCCTTAcacccaccaccacaaccaccaccccaacaaacaccacccccaccccaacaaCCACTACActcaccaccacaaccaccaccccAATAACCACTACACCCACTCCAAAATCCACCACACCCACCACCATCACAACCCCAACAACCAAAACCACCACACCTACCCCAACAAGCACTAcacccaccaccacaaccaTTACCACAACAACCACCACATCCACCCCAACAACCACTACACCCACTACCACAACCACACCCACCCCAACAACCACTACACCCACCAATACACCCACTCCAAAATCCACCACACCTACCACCATTACAACCCCAACAACAACCAAAACCACCACACCCACCCCACCAACCACTACACCCACCACTACACTGACTCCAAAATCCACCACACCTACCACCATCACAACCCCAACAACAACCAAAACCACCACACCCACCCCAACAAGCCTTAcacccaccaccacaaccaccaccccAACAAACACCACACCCACCCCAACAACCACTACActcaccaccacaaccaccaccccAATAACCACTACACCCACTCCAAAATCCACCACACCCACCACCATCACAACCCCAACAACCAAAACCACCACACCCACCCCAACAAGCACTAcacccaccaccacaaccaTTACCCCAACAACCACCACATCCACCCCAACAACCACTACACCCACTACCACAACCACACCCACCCCAACAACCACCACATCCACCCCAACAACCACTACACCCACTACCACAACCACACCCACCCCAACAACCACTACACCCACCAATACACCCACTCCAAAATCCACCACACCTACCACCATCACAACCCCAACAACCAAAACCACCACACCCACCCCAACAACCACTAcacccaccaccacaaccacaccCACCCCACCAACCACTACActcaccaccacaaccaccacccTAACAACCACTATACCCACCACCACACCCACTCCAAAGTCCACTTCACCCACCTCCATCATAACCCCAACAACAACCAAAACCACCACACCCACTCCAACAACCACTAcacccaccaccacaaccaccacacCCCCCCCAACAACCACTACACCCACCACCTTAACCTCACCAACCTCAACAACCACTATACCCACCACCACATCCACTCCAAAATTAATCGCACCCACCACCATCACAACCCCAACAACAACCAAAACCACCACACCCACCCCAACAACCACCACacccaccatcaccatcactaCAACAACCACCACCCCaacacccaccacacacactccaacaacCACTAcacccaccaccacaaccaccacacCCACCCCAACAACCTCTACACCCACCACCTTAACCTCACCAACCCCAACAACCACTATACCCACCACCACATCCACTCCAAAATCCACCACACCCACCACCATCACAACCCCAACAACAACCAAAACCACCACATACACTCCAACAAGCCCTAcacccaccaccacaaccaccaccccAACAAACACTACACCCACCATCACAACCACACCTACCCCAACAACCACCACACCCACCCCAAAGTTCATCACAAACCCAACAACAACCAAAACCACCACacccaccatcaccatcactaCCACAACCACCACCGTCGCAACCCCAACAACAACCAAAACCACCACATACACTCCAACAAGCCCTAcacccaccaccacaaccacaccTACCCCAACAACCACCACACCCACCCCAAAGTCCATCACAAACCCAACAACAACCAAAACCACCACACCCACCATCACCATTACtacacccaccaccaccccaacAACCACCACACCCACCCCAAAATCCACCACACCCACCACCATCACAACCCCAACAACCAAAATCACCACACCCACCCCAACAAGCCCtacacccaccaccaccccaacAAACACCACACCCACCCCAACAACCACTATATCCATCACCACATCCACTCCAAAATCCACCGCACCCACCACCATCACAACCCCAACAACAACCAAAACCACTACATACACCCCAAAAAGCCCTAcacccaccaccacaaccaccaccacaaaAAACACCACACCCACTCCAACAACCACTAcatccaccaccacaaccaccacacCCACCACACCAACCACTACACCCACCACCTTAACCTCACCCACCCCTACAACCACTATACCTACCACCACACCCACTCCAAAATCCACTACACCCACCACCTTAACCACACCCACCCCAACAAACACTACACCCACCACAACAACCACCACCCCAACAACCACCACACCCACCACAACAACCACACCCACCCCAACAACCACCTCACCCACCCAAACAACCACCACacccatcatcaccaccatcacaaccacaaAAACCACCACATCTACCCCAGCAAACAACAGTACTCCAAAAAGCTCTACTG gtgTGAACATTAGTAGTATTCCTACAACTCTGTCTTCTACCACTACAACAAGTGGTGCAG GAGTCCAGTCTATAACAACAACCACTAGAAGTTCTACCACAAGCACACCCATTCCAATAACCACGAACATCACTACACCCACACCAAAAATGCCCAAAACCACCCCATctaccaccaacaccaccacaccCACCCGAACAACCACTAACACAACCACGGCCATCTCAaccatcacaaacaccaccacaccCACCCCAACTATCCCCAACATCACCACAACCACCTCAAaatccaacaccaccaccacacccaccccaaacatcaccaacaccaccaaaaccaacacaacaaccaccaacaccaccacatcCACCCCAAACACCACTAACACCAACACATCCACACCCACCCCAAAACCACCGCCACAACCACCCCAAAATCCAACACCACCAGCACACCCACCCCAACCATCATCAACACCACCACCCCAACCACCACAAAAACCAACACTACCACACCCACAACAACCAACACCCCCACACCCACCTCAACAACTGCTAACACGACCATACCTACCCCTCCTATAA